GCCTGCACGGCCCGTGCCGCCTCGATGTCGATGCCGGGCACCTGGGTCAGCACCCGGGCCGGCACGGTGTGGACGTCGGCGACCGTGCGGTAATCGGAATTGGCCAGCCCGCCGAGGCGGGCGCCGCGGGCCAGGTACGGCCGTACGTTCGCCAGCGGTGTCGACTGCAGGGTCCGCGTCACCACCTCGTCGGTCGAGGCGTGGATGCGGTCGGCGATCTCGGCGCGAAGTTTGCCGACGCCGGCGAGCGCGGCCTCGGCGTGGCGGATCAGCTCGGTGGGATCGGCGCTGTCCATGGCAAATCATCATTGCACTGTCGGGCCGCGACCGGGTGCGCGGATTTGTGCGGATACCCCGAATGGGACCGGCGGCTGGGTTGCTGTGACGTCCCCCCGCGGCCGCGAACCGGAGCTCTAGATCATGTCGTTGTTGGTCAGCCAGCGCATCACCGGCCAGCCGATGAACACCGGCAACCAGCAGGTCAGCACCCGGTAGAGCAGCACCGCGGGCACGCCGATGGCGGCGGGCACGCCGAAGGCCGCCAGGCCGCCGATCAGGGCCGCCTCGACGGCGCCCACGCCGCCGGGGGTGGGGGCGGCCGACGCCAGGGTGCCGCCGATCATCGTCACCACCGTGACGGTGACGAACGAGGTGTCGCCGCCGAAGGCCTCGACGCTGGCCCACAGGGCCAGTGCCGCCCCGAGGGTGGTACCCGCCGCGCCCAGCACGATCAGGGCCAGCCGCTGCGGTTCGCGGGCCAGCTTGATCAGGTCGGCGGCGACCTCTTCGAGTTTGGGCCGCACCGACGACGCCAGCCAGCCGCGCAGTTTCGGCACCGCCAGGAACGCGCCGATCAACCCGAGCGCGAGCCCGGCGATCAGGTACAGGATCGTCGAGCTCGGGACGAAGTGCGACAGGTCGGCCGAGGCGCCGGCCACGGTGCTGAACAGGATCAGCAGGATCACGTGCACGATCACCTGCACCGACTGCTGCAGCGCCACCGCGGCGGTGGCCCGCATGGTGCTCAGCCCGCCCTTCTGCAAGAACCTGGTGCTCAGGGCAAGGCCGCCGACCCCGGCGGGCGTGGTGGTGGCGGCAAAGGTGTTGGCCACCTGCATGATCGACAGGTTGCGGAAGCTCACCAGCCCGTCGGCACACGCCCACAGCGCCGCCGCCGCGCCCACGTAGGTCAGGGCCGACACCGCCAGGCCGAGCAACGCCCACGGCCAGTTCATCGTGCGCAGCTCCGAGAAGAACGTCGGCACCGTACTGATGAAGGGGTAGGCCACATAGACCAGGGCGACCAGCAGGACCAGCTGGATCACCTGGGTCCGGGTGAACCGGGTGATCGTCTCGGCCTGAATCTGGTCGGCGCCGGTCTGGTGTTTGACCTCGTCGCGGGCGGCGGTCATGACGGCCTTGGCGTCGGGCAGGTCGGCGCGCACCCGGGCGGGCACCGCGGACTTGGTCAGCCGGCGGGAGGCGGTCAGGACCGCGTCGCGGCCGAACGCCTCGATCGCCGCGCTCACCGCCGATTCGGCGTCGTACAGCGCGGTCGTGGTGACCAGGAGTTGGGCGATGTCGGACTGCAACTGCGCGTCGGTGGCGCCGTATTCGGCGCTGCCGAATCCGCTGAACAGCACGGCGCCGTCGTCGACGGTGATCTCCTTGCTGCGCAGATCGCCGTGGGAGATCTGGTGATCGTGCAGGGTGCGCAAGGCATTCCAGACCCGGCCGACGGTGATCTCGTCGGTGCACCGGTCCAGGGCGATGCCGCGCTTGCGGTTGTGCGCGTAGAGCGTCCAACCGCGGTCGAGGGCGGCCACCGACATGGTGGACGTGCTGGCCAACCCGAGGTCGCCGATCGCGATGGCCATCAGGGCGCGATGCTCGACTGCCCGGCGCATCGAGGTCTGCAACGGGGCGGTCTCGTTGGAGCGCAGCCGCAGCTTGCGCCACACCTGGCGCACCGCGCCGCCGCTGCGCTGATTGGGCCCGTAGAGCTCGATGACGGCGCTGGAGTCGGGATCCTGCGAGGCGGCGTCGAGCATCAGTGGGCCGGCCCCGGCCGGGCGGACCACGGTCAACGCCGAGACGACGAAGCCGCGCCGGGCCAGGGCGCGGACCGCGCCGTCGAGTGGGACTTCCAGAGCCGGGGTGCCGACGATCCACACCACCAGCGCGCCGACGAACCAGCCCGCGGCCAGACCGAGCAGCGAGCGGGCCGGCACCACGGCGCTGACCACCAGATGGATGGGCACGAATGCCAGCAGCAGCGTCCACCACCAGCGCCGCAGCCGGCGGGACAGCCACGGCCCGGACACGGTCAGCACCGCGGCGAGCATGCCGATCCAGCGTGGGTCGTCGAGGAACTGCGACAACTGGGAGTCCAGCCGGTCGGACAGGTCGAAATGCCATTTGGGGGCGGCGATGCCGTTGGCGGTGATCGACAGCGACAGCATGGTGATCAGTGCGGCGGCCGCGTAGGCGCCCAACAGTTTCCACTGCCGGCCCAGGATCAGGCTGACCAGGATCACGAACGGCAGGGCCAGGATCGCGACGCCGTAGGCCAGGTACACCAGGTTGGACTGGGTGGGGGTCAGCACGCCGACGATCTCGGAGATGGAGCGTTCCAGCGCGACCCACTCGTAGCGGGTGATCAGCGAGCTGGTGATGACCGTGGCGAGGAAGATCGCGGCCAGCGTCAGGCGCAGGATGTCGTTGGTGCGTCGGGTCGGTGGTTGCAGCAGGCTGCCGGTGACGGTGATGTCCCGTCCGTCAACGCGCATGTTCCCCCTTTCCAACCCGTTAGCAAGACCCGCTATCAAGCCCGCGACCAAGGTAGCCGGATCGGATACCGATATCGGCATTTGGTGGTGAACCGGAGCGTTACGAATTCACATCGGTCACATTTGTCACCGCGGGCGACATTTTTTGCCGGTGCGGTGTGATCTGGACCAACGGCCGCGGCAAACGTGATGTAACTTCTCGGCATGCCGGTGGACGGGACACCATTCGGGCACTATCAGCTGCAGAAGCTGATCGGCCGGGGCGGAATGGGTGAGGTCTATCAGGCCTACGACGCCGACACCGACCGCATCGTCGCGCTCAAGGTGCTGCCGCCGCACCTGGCCCAGGACGCCACGTTCCAGGAGCGGTTCCGCCGGGAATCGCATGCCGCGGCCGGGGTCAGCAATCCGCATGTGGTGCCGATCCACGGCTACGGCGAGATCGACGGCCGGCTGTATCTGGACATGCGGCTGATCGAGGGGCGCAATCTCGGGGCCATGCTCACCAAGGCCGGCAAGCCGTTGGACCTGGCGTTCGTGGTCAGCATGATCGAGCAGGTGGCCGAGGCCCTGGACGGCGCACATCAGGCCGGGCTGATCCACCGCGACGTCAAGCCGTCGAACATCCTGATCGCCGGCAACGACTTCGTGTACCTGATCGATTTCGGGCTGGCCCGCACCGCGGGTGAGTCGGGGATGACAACGGCGGGCAGCACCCTGGGCACGCTGGCCTACATGGCGCCGGAGCGGTTCGACAGCGGCAAGGTCGATCCGCGGTCGGATGTATACGCGTTGGCGTGCGTGCTCTACGAATGCCTCACCGGCGTCCGGCCCTACCCGGCCGACAGCCTCGAACAACAGATCGCCGGGCACATGGTGTCCCCGCCGCCGCGGCCGTCCGACAAGGACCCGCGCCTGGCGGCGTTCGACGAGGTGATCGCCAAGGGCATGGCCAAGAAGCCGTCCAAGCGCTACCAGAGCGCGGGGGCGCTGGCGAAAGCGGCAAAGGACGCGCTGGCGGTCCCGATGCGCAACACCGGACGTTCGGGACGGCATTCGGCGCAGCGGGTGCCCACCCGGGCGCGGGTCTCCAGGGAGGTGGCCGCGATCGTCGGTGCCACCGTGCTGGTGGCCGCGGTGTGCGCGGTCGGGGTGTGGCAGCTGCGTGACACCGGGTCGAAGCCCGATCCCAGCCTGGCCGATTCGGCCTCGGGATCGGGTCCGGTGCAGACGCCGACGGGTGCGGTGGACGAGATCGCGAAGACGGTTCCGGCCGAGATCCGCGACACCGGTCGGCTGGTGATCGGGGTGAATGTTCCCTACGCGCCCAACGAGTTCAAGAACTCCAGCGGCGAGATCGTCGGGTTCGACGTCGACCTGATGAAGGCCGTGGCGCGCACCATGGGGTTGGTGCCCGACTTCCGCGAGACCGGCTTCGAGGGAATCCTGCCCTCGGTGGCGGACGGCAACTTCAACGTCGGCATGTCGTCGATCACCGACACCGCCGAACGCGAGGAGCAGGTGGATTTCGTCACCTACTTCCAGGCCGGCACGTTGTGGGCGCGGCGGGCCGGGACGGCAGCCGATCCGGGATCGGCGTGTGGGCTGCGAGTTGGCGTGGCGTACAGCACGATTCAGGAGACCGAGGAGATTCCGGCCAAATCCGACGCGTGCGTGGCGGCCGGACTGCCGCCGATCGACGAGGTGGTGCGCACCCATCAGGACGAGGTGACGGCCGCGCTGATCGCCGGTGAGGTCGACGCCATGACGGCCGATTCCCCCGTCGCCGGGTTTGCGATCAAACTCAGCGGCGGCGCGTTGGAGCCGGCCGGCGAGGTGTTCGACTCCGCGCCCTACGGCTGGCCGGTGGCCAAGGGTTCGCGTCTGGCCGAGTCGTTGCGGTTGGCGCTGGAGCACGTGATGAACTCCGGCGAATACCGCACCATCGCCACGATGTGGGGTGTGGAGATGGGCATGATCACCCAGCCGGTGATCAACGGGGCGTTCCGGTAAGGGTTTTCGTCGTCAGACCGCGTTGCGTCCGGCGATGGCCTTGGCCAGCTTCACCACGTGGCCGTCGGTGAGGTTCATGCCGGTGATCCGGACGTCCACGACCATGTTCTCGACAGCCAGGATGGCGCGGCGGCTGCCCTGCTCCGGAGCATCAGGCGACTGGTCGTGGGTGACGTCGATGTCGTCGACGACGCTCGGACTGCCCAGCAGGTACGAGCTGGGCGCGCGATCGCCGACGTAGGTGAGGGTGAGGGTGTCGCCGGCGCACTGTCGCCAGGCGTCGATCGTGCGGGCCACGAGTGTTCTTGCCGCCGTGGGGGTATCGAAGGTGGTGACGGCCTGATCGACCTCGAGCGCGTTGCCCTCGTCGGCGAACAGCGATTCGCGGAACTGCCGGAACCCGCTGTCGCGGTACATCTCATCCATGGCGTTGCCGATGACGGCCAGGCAGACCGGGCGTGAGGCACGCTCGTCGGCGTCCAGTCCGGCGGGCTGCCGAAGTGCCGTCTTGGGACGCAGGCCGGTGGTGCCCATGATGGTGTTGAGTTCGGATTCGCCGGCCAGCATGCTGCCCAGCACGTCGACCTGCGTGCCGTCGTCGGGTTCGGCGTTGTCGCGAGTGCAGCCCGTGAGCGTCGCACCTGCCAGTGCGATGGCCAGTGTGGCTGTGATCGTCGCCCGCCGAACGCTCACGAGACCCCCTTGATCCTGTTTGCTGATCATATGCCGTGGCCGGGGTGAGCGCATGTGGGGATGCTGCGTCGCAGCCCAGCGGCGGTCCCGCGCGTCAGAGCGCGTTGCGGCCGGCGATGATCCTGGCCAGCTGCACGGTCTGGCGGTCATTGATGTCGTATCCGCTGATCCGCAGGTCGATGACGAAGCTGTCGACGGCCAGGATCGCGCGGCGGGTGATGCGGTCGTCGACGTCCACCGGCTCGTCGTGCGTCACGTCGACGCCGTCGAGCACGGTCGGCGCGGCCATCCGGCGAACATCCTGCGTCTCGCCGCCGTCGTAGCTGAAGGTCAGCGTGTCGTTGCCGCAGCGGCGCCAGATGTCGACCGTGCGCGCCACCAGCGCCTTGGCCGCCTTCGGGCTGTCGAACCTGGCGACGGCCTGGTCGACCTCCACGTCGTCGGCGTCATCGGCGAGCTGCGTTTCACGGAACTCGCGGTAGCCGCTGTCGCGGTACACCCACTCCATCGCGTTGCCGATGACGACCATGCACTCGGGGCGGGACACGGGCTCGTAGTTGGCGTTGGTCATCGGGCTGCGCAGGGCGGTCTTCGGCCGCACCTCGGCGTGCATCAGGGCGTTGATCTCGGACTCGCCGGCCAGCATGCTGCCCAGCACGTCGACCTGCGGACCATCCGAATCAGGGAGGGCCGGCGTGCAGGCGGCGAGCACGGCCGCGCACAGCGCCGCGGCGGCTGCTCTCGGGTCGATGCTCATCCGGGACCCCCTTTGGATCTGTCCGCCGATCCTAAGCGCGGCCGGGAGGCACGTCAGACGGCAATTTGGGGGGCGTGGGTGACGCGGCCGGCTGCGCCCGTTCCCCCGATCGGGGGACAGCGGATTCGTCCGGTCGAGGGGCCGGTCGGCCGATACAGGTGCGGGCCGGATGGGCGCATTCTTGTTTCAACGCCGGAACACCGGAATCGAAGAACGAAAAGCCTTATCCGACAAAGGAGTCGACATGACCATCATCGCCCGCACCGCCGGTTTCGCCCTCGCCCTTGCCGCCCCCGCTCTGGTCGCCGTGGGTGTCGCCACCGCTCACGCCGACGCTTCCGCCGCCAACCCCGGCCCGACGGTCACCTCGCATCCGGTGTTCCCGAGCCAGCACAACGCGCCGGTCCCCGGGTCGTCGACGCATCACCACCACCAGAACAACCACGCCAAGTAGCCAGGGGGAGGAGAAGGCCCGGACGCAGCCAGCGTCCGGGCCTTTTCCGTATCACCGTCGACGC
The genomic region above belongs to Mycolicibacterium sp. HK-90 and contains:
- a CDS encoding flippase-like domain-containing protein — translated: MRVDGRDITVTGSLLQPPTRRTNDILRLTLAAIFLATVITSSLITRYEWVALERSISEIVGVLTPTQSNLVYLAYGVAILALPFVILVSLILGRQWKLLGAYAAAALITMLSLSITANGIAAPKWHFDLSDRLDSQLSQFLDDPRWIGMLAAVLTVSGPWLSRRLRRWWWTLLLAFVPIHLVVSAVVPARSLLGLAAGWFVGALVVWIVGTPALEVPLDGAVRALARRGFVVSALTVVRPAGAGPLMLDAASQDPDSSAVIELYGPNQRSGGAVRQVWRKLRLRSNETAPLQTSMRRAVEHRALMAIAIGDLGLASTSTMSVAALDRGWTLYAHNRKRGIALDRCTDEITVGRVWNALRTLHDHQISHGDLRSKEITVDDGAVLFSGFGSAEYGATDAQLQSDIAQLLVTTTALYDAESAVSAAIEAFGRDAVLTASRRLTKSAVPARVRADLPDAKAVMTAARDEVKHQTGADQIQAETITRFTRTQVIQLVLLVALVYVAYPFISTVPTFFSELRTMNWPWALLGLAVSALTYVGAAAALWACADGLVSFRNLSIMQVANTFAATTTPAGVGGLALSTRFLQKGGLSTMRATAAVALQQSVQVIVHVILLILFSTVAGASADLSHFVPSSTILYLIAGLALGLIGAFLAVPKLRGWLASSVRPKLEEVAADLIKLAREPQRLALIVLGAAGTTLGAALALWASVEAFGGDTSFVTVTVVTMIGGTLASAAPTPGGVGAVEAALIGGLAAFGVPAAIGVPAVLLYRVLTCWLPVFIGWPVMRWLTNNDMI
- a CDS encoding bifunctional serine/threonine-protein kinase/transporter substrate-binding domain-containing protein; translation: MDGTPFGHYQLQKLIGRGGMGEVYQAYDADTDRIVALKVLPPHLAQDATFQERFRRESHAAAGVSNPHVVPIHGYGEIDGRLYLDMRLIEGRNLGAMLTKAGKPLDLAFVVSMIEQVAEALDGAHQAGLIHRDVKPSNILIAGNDFVYLIDFGLARTAGESGMTTAGSTLGTLAYMAPERFDSGKVDPRSDVYALACVLYECLTGVRPYPADSLEQQIAGHMVSPPPRPSDKDPRLAAFDEVIAKGMAKKPSKRYQSAGALAKAAKDALAVPMRNTGRSGRHSAQRVPTRARVSREVAAIVGATVLVAAVCAVGVWQLRDTGSKPDPSLADSASGSGPVQTPTGAVDEIAKTVPAEIRDTGRLVIGVNVPYAPNEFKNSSGEIVGFDVDLMKAVARTMGLVPDFRETGFEGILPSVADGNFNVGMSSITDTAEREEQVDFVTYFQAGTLWARRAGTAADPGSACGLRVGVAYSTIQETEEIPAKSDACVAAGLPPIDEVVRTHQDEVTAALIAGEVDAMTADSPVAGFAIKLSGGALEPAGEVFDSAPYGWPVAKGSRLAESLRLALEHVMNSGEYRTIATMWGVEMGMITQPVINGAFR
- a CDS encoding sensor domain-containing protein yields the protein MSVRRATITATLAIALAGATLTGCTRDNAEPDDGTQVDVLGSMLAGESELNTIMGTTGLRPKTALRQPAGLDADERASRPVCLAVIGNAMDEMYRDSGFRQFRESLFADEGNALEVDQAVTTFDTPTAARTLVARTIDAWRQCAGDTLTLTYVGDRAPSSYLLGSPSVVDDIDVTHDQSPDAPEQGSRRAILAVENMVVDVRITGMNLTDGHVVKLAKAIAGRNAV
- a CDS encoding sensor domain-containing protein, with product MSIDPRAAAAALCAAVLAACTPALPDSDGPQVDVLGSMLAGESEINALMHAEVRPKTALRSPMTNANYEPVSRPECMVVIGNAMEWVYRDSGYREFRETQLADDADDVEVDQAVARFDSPKAAKALVARTVDIWRRCGNDTLTFSYDGGETQDVRRMAAPTVLDGVDVTHDEPVDVDDRITRRAILAVDSFVIDLRISGYDINDRQTVQLARIIAGRNAL